In Agrobacterium sp. RAC06, a single window of DNA contains:
- a CDS encoding HPP family protein, whose product MCFQSIGNIQLQFLRSFGPAVTGTAPMEALRAGIGAFIGLWLSGYFLLSPGVDLESGLYLVAPLGATAVLLFAVPNSPLAQPWSAVVGNTVAALVGVAISLFIHEPTLRIALAVSLAILVTIMLRAVHPPAGAVAMTAAMSPEAVERLGFWFALAPIATGTASLVLIAIAYARLAGRRYPFRQFDQQNRHGTADRIAVERLGLSEAELSDILQRYRQSFNLGVEDLARLIGAAELQAAAHQTGTPTAGAIMSSNLITVKANTDLGTVADLFRRHRFTSLPVVDGKQRFLGIIFQMHLISRAREDALRLDRGLIPALRRLIDPERDKPVLAIDIMSVTVPRAIATTPLGALLPLMGDTDVDAVPILEYGKLIGIVTRTDLIAAMARGIARAEI is encoded by the coding sequence TTGTGCTTTCAATCGATCGGGAATATTCAATTGCAGTTCTTACGTTCATTTGGGCCGGCAGTGACTGGCACGGCTCCAATGGAGGCTCTGCGCGCTGGCATTGGAGCTTTTATCGGGCTTTGGCTGTCCGGCTATTTCTTGCTGTCCCCCGGCGTTGATCTCGAAAGTGGCCTCTACCTTGTCGCACCGCTGGGCGCGACTGCCGTTCTCCTGTTTGCCGTTCCCAACAGTCCGCTTGCTCAGCCATGGTCTGCTGTTGTCGGCAATACGGTCGCGGCTCTTGTTGGCGTGGCAATCTCGCTATTCATTCACGAGCCGACGTTACGGATCGCCCTTGCTGTCTCGCTGGCGATCCTTGTGACAATCATGCTGCGGGCAGTTCATCCGCCGGCAGGAGCAGTCGCCATGACAGCTGCCATGAGCCCGGAAGCTGTGGAGCGCCTTGGTTTCTGGTTTGCGCTTGCGCCAATTGCGACGGGCACTGCAAGCCTCGTCCTGATTGCGATCGCCTATGCCAGGCTCGCAGGGCGTCGCTATCCATTTCGTCAATTCGACCAGCAAAACAGGCATGGCACAGCTGACAGGATCGCCGTCGAACGGCTGGGGCTCTCTGAGGCTGAGCTAAGCGACATCCTTCAACGCTATCGGCAGTCATTCAACCTCGGCGTTGAAGATTTGGCACGCCTTATCGGCGCAGCAGAGCTCCAGGCAGCAGCGCACCAGACCGGTACTCCAACGGCGGGCGCCATCATGTCCTCGAACCTGATCACTGTGAAGGCAAACACAGATTTGGGCACGGTCGCGGATCTCTTCCGGCGTCATCGTTTCACATCGCTACCCGTCGTTGACGGGAAGCAGCGGTTTCTAGGCATTATCTTCCAGATGCATCTCATCAGCCGCGCAAGAGAAGACGCACTTCGTCTCGATCGAGGTCTCATCCCCGCCCTGCGAAGGCTGATCGATCCCGAAAGGGATAAGCCAGTCCTCGCAATCGACATCATGAGTGTCACGGTCCCTCGCGCTATTGCGACCACGCCGCTCGGAGCCTTGTTGCCGTTGATGGGTGACACAGATGTTGATGCCGTGCCCATTCTGGAATACGGCAAACTCATCGGTATCGTCACCAGAACCGACCTCATCGCCGCGATGGCCCGCGGGATCGCTCGAGCAGAAATTTGA
- the ubiU gene encoding ubiquinone anaerobic biosynthesis protein UbiU, whose translation MELICPAGTPAAFREAVDAGADAVYCGFRDETNARNFPGLNFSREELRGAIVYARKKGCMTFVALNTFMRAGDEEIWYRAAADAIRFGADALILADFGLMAHVREHYPEQRLHVSVQASASNPEAINFLVEAFNAKRVVLPRTLTISDIARIGRKVKCEIEVFVFGGLCVMAEGRCSLSSYATGKSPNMNGVCSPASHVQYRQDGSDMVSELGTYTINRFSHGEAAGYPTLCKGRFDIGDARGYAFEDPVSLDVMGEIEALKDAGVSALKIEGRQRGKAYVAEVVSTLRQVLATAPSGRGPLLTRLRALSEGQKTTVGAYEKRWR comes from the coding sequence ATGGAACTGATCTGTCCGGCGGGAACGCCAGCAGCCTTTCGTGAAGCCGTCGATGCAGGCGCTGACGCGGTCTATTGCGGCTTCCGCGACGAGACCAATGCCCGCAATTTCCCCGGCCTCAATTTTAGCCGAGAAGAGTTGCGAGGCGCGATTGTCTATGCCCGCAAGAAAGGCTGCATGACATTCGTCGCCCTCAACACCTTCATGCGGGCTGGCGACGAAGAGATCTGGTATCGTGCGGCCGCCGACGCGATAAGGTTCGGTGCCGATGCGCTAATCCTGGCGGATTTCGGTCTCATGGCCCATGTCAGGGAACACTATCCAGAGCAGCGCTTGCATGTTTCGGTCCAGGCGTCTGCTTCCAATCCCGAAGCGATCAATTTTCTCGTCGAAGCCTTCAACGCAAAACGGGTCGTCTTGCCGAGAACGCTGACGATCAGCGACATTGCCCGCATTGGTCGCAAGGTCAAATGCGAGATCGAGGTCTTCGTCTTCGGCGGGCTTTGCGTCATGGCCGAGGGACGCTGCTCGCTCTCCTCATACGCCACCGGCAAATCGCCCAATATGAACGGCGTCTGCTCTCCGGCGAGCCATGTGCAGTACCGACAAGACGGCTCCGACATGGTGTCGGAGCTCGGCACTTATACGATCAACCGGTTCAGCCATGGGGAGGCCGCCGGCTACCCCACACTGTGCAAGGGACGCTTCGACATCGGCGATGCCCGTGGCTACGCCTTCGAAGACCCAGTGTCCCTCGATGTCATGGGTGAAATCGAAGCCTTGAAGGATGCCGGCGTCTCTGCCTTGAAAATCGAAGGACGCCAGCGCGGCAAAGCCTATGTGGCCGAAGTCGTATCCACGCTGCGCCAGGTACTCGCAACCGCCCCCTCGGGGCGTGGCCCGTTGTTGACCCGGCTGAGGGCGCTGAGCGAAGGGCAGAAGACCACGGTCGGAGCCTATGAGAAGCGCTGGAGATGA
- the ric gene encoding iron-sulfur cluster repair di-iron protein, producing the protein MNSMKLDASQTVGKIATSLPGAAALFRGHGISFCCGGSDSLEVAAEAAGLSPETLVGELQGLVDAASTEAPDETVDLIKHLKTRYHDTHRAELNSLIPLAAKVERVHGDHHDAPIGLANLLERIQSDLHSHMHSEELMLFPLMERGDHKALTRPIEQMRHEHDVEAEHLTELEHVTGGFHLPDGACNSWRALYTGVKKFADDLVQHMHLENEVLFPRFTGGTL; encoded by the coding sequence GTGAACTCGATGAAACTTGACGCAAGCCAGACGGTCGGAAAGATCGCGACCTCCCTCCCCGGTGCAGCCGCACTTTTCCGCGGTCACGGCATCAGCTTCTGCTGCGGTGGCTCTGATAGCCTCGAGGTTGCGGCCGAAGCCGCAGGACTCTCGCCGGAAACCTTGGTGGGCGAATTGCAGGGCCTTGTCGATGCCGCCTCGACAGAAGCACCGGATGAAACTGTCGATCTGATCAAGCACCTCAAGACACGCTACCACGACACCCACCGTGCGGAACTCAACTCTTTGATCCCTCTCGCAGCCAAGGTCGAGCGGGTGCATGGCGATCACCACGATGCACCGATCGGCCTGGCAAATCTGCTCGAGCGCATCCAGAGCGACCTTCACAGCCACATGCATAGCGAGGAGCTTATGCTCTTCCCACTCATGGAACGCGGCGACCATAAAGCTCTGACAAGACCCATTGAACAGATGCGCCACGAACATGACGTCGAGGCAGAGCATCTGACGGAACTCGAGCACGTGACGGGCGGATTTCATCTACCGGACGGTGCCTGCAATTCATGGCGCGCGCTTTACACAGGCGTAAAGAAGTTTGCCGACGATCTCGTCCAGCACATGCACCTGGAAAATGAAGTCCTCTTTCCACGCTTTACCGGCGGGACCCTCTAA
- a CDS encoding FecR domain-containing protein, protein MRTIFSALICLFVACLSAAPAAANGEWTAARATDQVRYTLDNKTWLALRQGMVVPNKAWISTGARGRLQLVRGTESIAFQPNTLASVVTRGTDHNRKTEVNQQVGEIVLEIEKRQKPHTTVQTPFLAAVVKGTQFTVTVGEANAAVAVDQGVVEVTGFKTSERSNLTAGQNAAVTETGMTVDGSIQQPAITRAVFSLQSIKASFAFRDAPARDTTSNGARAAQAIDEAISKKVEAAKKDQQAKSERDADAGKETSSSDGKGKSGEKGNGNSGGNGNSGGDGSGNPGGNGHGNSGGNGNGNSGGNGNGNSGGNGKGRSGD, encoded by the coding sequence ATGCGCACCATCTTTTCGGCTTTGATCTGTCTATTCGTCGCCTGCCTTTCGGCGGCCCCGGCGGCGGCAAATGGGGAGTGGACGGCAGCAAGGGCAACGGATCAGGTCCGTTATACCCTTGACAATAAAACCTGGTTGGCTCTTCGCCAGGGTATGGTTGTCCCTAACAAAGCTTGGATCTCGACAGGAGCGCGTGGGCGCTTGCAGCTGGTGCGTGGAACCGAGAGTATTGCTTTTCAACCCAATACACTGGCTTCCGTCGTGACTCGGGGTACGGATCATAATCGTAAAACCGAGGTTAACCAGCAGGTCGGGGAAATAGTTCTTGAAATAGAAAAACGCCAGAAGCCACACACGACCGTCCAGACGCCTTTCCTGGCTGCTGTTGTCAAGGGCACACAATTTACCGTTACAGTTGGTGAAGCCAACGCAGCCGTCGCAGTCGATCAAGGCGTGGTAGAGGTTACTGGCTTCAAGACCAGCGAACGGAGCAATTTGACGGCTGGGCAGAATGCTGCAGTTACCGAAACAGGAATGACAGTCGATGGTAGTATACAGCAGCCTGCCATTACGCGCGCGGTATTCTCTCTTCAATCGATCAAAGCCAGCTTTGCCTTTCGCGATGCGCCTGCCCGGGATACCACGTCAAATGGGGCGAGGGCGGCACAGGCGATCGATGAAGCAATCAGCAAAAAAGTCGAGGCTGCGAAAAAAGATCAGCAGGCTAAGAGTGAGCGCGACGCCGATGCTGGAAAAGAGACCAGCAGCTCCGATGGTAAGGGCAAATCTGGCGAGAAGGGTAACGGGAACTCCGGTGGCAACGGCAACTCGGGCGGCGACGGCAGCGGGAACCCCGGTGGCAACGGCCACGGGAACTCTGGTGGCAACGGCAACGGGAACTCCGGCGGAAACGGCAATGGGAACTCGGGCGGAAATGGCAAAGGGCGGTCGGGCGACTAG
- the ubiV gene encoding ubiquinone anaerobic biosynthesis protein UbiV: protein MSMTELTLGPVYYLWDGPKWRDFYYQIADEAPVDHIILGETVCSKRQHFIEPYLADVVERLERAGKSVAFSSLALITLERESRIVKELIETSDYPIEVNDLSAIGLIKGRRHLVGPLVNVYNGPTVRLLAQRGADRICLPPELPFSSIARIAADAPDVALEVMVFGRMPLAISARCAHARSKGRIKDNCQFVCGEEPDGLSIKTLDRQSFLVLNGVQTMSHTCQLLLSELKELQEAGVTGFRLSPQDCDMARIAVIFQETLSGSMEPQEAAELIGHTYPTAKFSNGFHHAQEGAAWVSRAKNNAHAP, encoded by the coding sequence ATGAGCATGACTGAACTGACACTGGGCCCTGTATACTATCTCTGGGACGGCCCGAAATGGCGGGATTTCTATTATCAGATCGCAGACGAAGCGCCCGTGGATCACATTATCCTCGGCGAGACTGTCTGCTCCAAACGGCAGCATTTCATCGAGCCATACTTGGCAGACGTGGTGGAGCGCCTGGAACGGGCGGGAAAGTCGGTGGCCTTTTCCTCGCTGGCGCTAATCACCTTGGAGCGAGAAAGTCGGATCGTGAAAGAGCTGATCGAGACGTCGGACTACCCCATCGAGGTAAACGACCTCTCCGCCATCGGCCTGATCAAGGGCCGCCGACACCTCGTCGGCCCCTTGGTCAATGTCTATAATGGCCCAACCGTGCGCTTGCTGGCACAACGCGGGGCAGACCGTATCTGTCTTCCGCCGGAACTTCCCTTTAGCTCGATCGCCAGGATCGCCGCCGACGCGCCGGATGTGGCTCTCGAAGTGATGGTATTCGGTCGCATGCCGCTTGCCATATCGGCTCGCTGCGCCCATGCCCGTTCCAAGGGCAGGATCAAGGACAATTGCCAGTTCGTCTGTGGCGAAGAGCCGGACGGCCTGTCAATCAAGACACTCGATCGCCAGTCATTCCTGGTGCTTAATGGCGTGCAGACAATGTCGCACACGTGCCAACTCCTGCTCAGCGAACTGAAGGAGTTGCAAGAGGCCGGGGTCACTGGCTTCCGTCTCTCACCACAGGACTGCGACATGGCGCGCATCGCCGTCATCTTCCAGGAAACGCTGTCGGGCAGCATGGAACCCCAAGAGGCCGCCGAGTTGATCGGGCATACTTATCCCACAGCCAAGTTCTCGAACGGCTTTCATCACGCGCAAGAGGGAGCGGCCTGGGTATCGCGGGCAAAAAACAATGCCCACGCGCCCTGA
- a CDS encoding methyl-accepting chemotaxis protein, producing MRITDFSISKRLWLAIMIPLVAALTLASMEFLSSWGSYQQMQTVVKVSENIAAMGELIHVLQGERGQSAGYIGSKGSADKQPLVTARQSTDVALAKLPDLADALAEFENTELNRRWSFAQDTLKSLADTRRSIDNLSFTGKQSFDFYSGLIGELSGLASELSLQGVGSRIAAEMIAYNLLMQAKEIAGQERATGNAFITSGDIDPERIAPFARMAGAQNVLIDNFLALQQKERQSAYASHLSIPASQEIETTRSTLIGMGPTAASDLSADRWFAAASQRIDAMKALETASLERLGSEARAIAAGAFTRLGTVLLLCVAGAVLVIASSMLLARTISHPLKALVLSMRRLAEGHLETTGQSADRKDEVGDMVKAVEVFRLSAIRNRELELEAERAREQAERDRVDMQIAAEAEAEARMNKATGTLAQALRKLAAGDLLCEVTQAFAPQFEDLRHDFNRSVVQLRQALVGVGQSVTTVTGGASEVSSASDDLSKRTEQQAASLEETAAALEQITANVTATSRRSDLARSVTKRARERANRSGEVVRNAVAAMDKIEQASSQISQIIDVIDQIAFQTNLLALNAGVEAARAGEAGKGFAVVAQEVRELAQRSAQAAREISGLIGNSELAVRQGVELVSETGTGLAEIDELVQEAASHVDAIAIAAQEQAVGLSQVNVAVNHLDQSTQQNAAMVEEMNAAGAALASESATLQSLLLGFRLTSPSDGNIVPGRMRA from the coding sequence ATGCGCATCACCGACTTTTCAATCAGCAAACGCCTCTGGCTTGCGATCATGATCCCCCTGGTTGCAGCACTCACCCTTGCCTCGATGGAGTTTCTAAGCTCTTGGGGTTCCTACCAGCAGATGCAGACCGTGGTCAAAGTGAGCGAGAACATCGCGGCGATGGGCGAGCTGATCCACGTCCTTCAGGGAGAGCGGGGGCAGAGCGCTGGATACATCGGATCAAAGGGAAGTGCGGACAAACAACCGCTTGTGACAGCGCGTCAATCGACGGATGTGGCTCTGGCAAAATTGCCGGATCTCGCTGATGCCTTGGCGGAATTCGAAAACACAGAGCTCAACCGTCGCTGGAGCTTCGCTCAGGACACATTGAAAAGCCTCGCCGACACAAGACGATCTATAGACAATCTGTCCTTCACCGGAAAACAGTCCTTCGACTTCTATAGCGGCCTAATCGGTGAGCTCTCGGGCCTCGCCTCGGAACTGTCCCTCCAGGGTGTCGGGTCGAGGATCGCGGCCGAAATGATCGCCTATAACCTGCTCATGCAGGCAAAGGAGATCGCAGGCCAGGAACGCGCTACCGGCAACGCCTTCATCACGTCCGGGGATATCGACCCCGAGCGCATTGCTCCCTTTGCCCGCATGGCTGGCGCGCAGAATGTGTTGATCGATAACTTCCTCGCCCTGCAACAGAAGGAACGGCAATCCGCCTACGCTTCGCACCTATCCATTCCAGCGTCGCAGGAGATCGAAACTACAAGGTCGACCTTGATTGGGATGGGTCCAACAGCGGCCAGTGATTTGAGTGCTGATCGCTGGTTTGCAGCCGCCAGTCAGCGCATTGACGCAATGAAGGCTCTGGAAACGGCAAGCCTTGAACGCCTCGGCAGCGAGGCTCGCGCCATCGCCGCAGGCGCATTCACTCGCCTCGGAACGGTTCTGCTCCTTTGTGTCGCTGGAGCAGTTCTGGTCATCGCTTCGTCGATGCTCCTGGCACGCACCATCAGCCATCCACTGAAGGCGCTCGTACTGTCAATGCGCAGATTGGCGGAGGGGCACCTTGAGACAACGGGGCAGTCTGCCGACCGGAAGGACGAAGTCGGAGACATGGTCAAAGCGGTGGAAGTCTTCCGGCTCTCTGCGATCCGCAATCGCGAACTGGAGCTTGAGGCAGAGCGTGCGCGCGAACAGGCCGAACGCGACCGAGTTGACATGCAAATCGCAGCAGAGGCAGAGGCCGAAGCGCGTATGAACAAGGCGACGGGCACGCTTGCCCAGGCCTTGAGGAAACTTGCTGCTGGCGACCTTCTTTGCGAGGTGACCCAGGCTTTCGCGCCGCAGTTCGAAGACCTTCGCCATGACTTCAATCGCTCGGTGGTGCAGTTGCGGCAAGCGCTGGTTGGTGTTGGCCAATCGGTCACGACCGTCACCGGCGGAGCATCCGAAGTTTCTTCAGCATCGGATGACCTGTCGAAGCGCACCGAGCAGCAGGCCGCCTCGCTTGAAGAGACGGCCGCTGCACTGGAACAGATCACAGCAAATGTGACAGCCACGTCCAGACGCTCAGATTTGGCCCGCAGCGTGACGAAGCGCGCACGCGAAAGGGCAAATCGATCAGGTGAAGTGGTACGAAACGCCGTGGCGGCGATGGACAAGATAGAACAGGCATCGAGCCAGATCAGCCAAATTATCGATGTGATCGACCAGATTGCCTTCCAGACAAACCTGCTCGCTCTCAACGCGGGCGTCGAGGCAGCCCGCGCCGGCGAGGCCGGCAAGGGGTTTGCCGTGGTTGCGCAGGAAGTCCGGGAGCTGGCACAACGTTCGGCACAGGCAGCGCGGGAAATCTCGGGGCTGATCGGTAATTCTGAACTGGCTGTTCGCCAGGGGGTCGAGCTGGTCTCCGAGACCGGTACCGGACTGGCCGAGATTGACGAGCTGGTGCAGGAAGCAGCAAGCCATGTGGATGCCATCGCCATTGCAGCCCAGGAACAGGCGGTCGGCCTTTCGCAGGTCAATGTGGCGGTGAACCATCTGGATCAATCGACACAACAGAACGCGGCCATGGTGGAAGAGATGAACGCTGCTGGCGCAGCCTTGGCCAGCGAAAGCGCCACTCTTCAGAGCCTGCTTCTTGGCTTCCGTTTGACCTCACCTTCCGACGGCAACATCGTGCCAGGAAGGATGAGGGCCTGA
- a CDS encoding putative bifunctional diguanylate cyclase/phosphodiesterase — MAVTALTIGLLFGALLLSAAKSDQAAIQRQQGLLNLVVGNLEEEVAHNQESATVWDDAVVEVRQRNSEWMASNLGEWMHSYFRHDAALVLNASDGLVYEFIAEPSTSASGAEIAELAKPLVERLRQRLAAGETATGTTILSIGESDLLDLNGRAAIVSVKPIVSDTGEIEQAPGTENLHIAVRYLDGVLLSELGRNYQFQDLAFARSSTLAADVSRVPLRAKSGELIGYFQWQPFTPGASVIKSVYPVILLVGGSALLLMSFLGHAIWRRSQSLAESQQDLRQLAMHDPLTGLANRTTFHAALSERLEKATVENNVSVMFVDLDHFKEVNDTFGHPVGDILIKEVANRLLELGSSALVSRIGGDEFTLIQEAGDLADVERLAEEIIALLRLPFQIDGRLITIGASIGLSFSAPGLEASEITRRADIALYHAKAAGRNTFAVFGNHMEEVLRRRRALESDLAAALETGTQLAVHFQPVYSAQNGRVSSMEALCRWTHPTFGEISPDVFVPIAEQCGLIQKLGLYVLEEACSLLSEVPDGDLGMSVNASAVELMSSGYALRVLTMLAKYGLQPTRLEIEITESVATDTNGKTAAAIRDLRKAGVRFAVDDFGKGNSSFGQLLKLDVDRIKIDKIFVDQIHQGGGMPLIEAIVQMARHKGLKTTAEGIETADQRLALTSLGCDHLQGFELSKPLSRVSTIHLMSGPDSRMERTVL; from the coding sequence ATGGCGGTAACGGCGCTGACGATCGGCTTGCTGTTTGGTGCGCTGCTCCTGTCTGCAGCAAAGTCAGATCAAGCCGCAATTCAGCGTCAGCAGGGTCTTTTGAACCTTGTGGTGGGGAATCTGGAAGAAGAGGTGGCCCACAACCAAGAGAGCGCAACTGTCTGGGATGACGCCGTCGTGGAGGTCCGCCAGCGAAACAGCGAGTGGATGGCGTCCAACCTCGGTGAGTGGATGCATAGCTATTTCCGGCATGATGCGGCGCTGGTTCTCAATGCGAGCGATGGCCTCGTCTACGAATTCATTGCTGAACCTTCCACATCAGCGTCAGGCGCAGAGATTGCTGAGCTGGCGAAACCCTTGGTGGAAAGGCTCCGGCAGCGGCTTGCCGCGGGCGAAACTGCGACCGGCACGACCATATTGTCGATCGGCGAGAGCGATCTTCTCGACCTCAACGGCCGTGCCGCAATCGTAAGTGTGAAGCCGATCGTCTCCGACACCGGAGAGATCGAGCAGGCACCGGGAACAGAGAACCTCCATATCGCCGTGCGCTATCTAGACGGCGTGCTGCTGTCCGAATTGGGGCGGAATTATCAATTCCAAGACCTCGCGTTCGCTCGTTCCTCAACTCTCGCTGCCGATGTTTCCCGTGTCCCTCTGCGAGCCAAATCCGGTGAGCTGATAGGCTATTTCCAATGGCAGCCTTTCACTCCTGGAGCGAGCGTCATCAAGTCTGTTTATCCAGTGATCCTGCTTGTAGGGGGCTCGGCCCTTCTTCTGATGAGCTTCCTGGGCCATGCGATCTGGCGGCGCTCGCAAAGCTTGGCTGAAAGCCAACAGGACCTCAGGCAATTGGCCATGCATGACCCTCTGACGGGACTTGCTAACCGAACGACGTTTCACGCTGCCCTTTCGGAGCGTCTTGAAAAAGCGACGGTTGAAAACAACGTCTCCGTCATGTTCGTGGATTTGGATCACTTCAAGGAGGTCAATGATACCTTCGGACATCCCGTCGGAGACATCCTCATCAAAGAGGTGGCAAACCGGTTGCTCGAACTCGGATCCTCGGCGCTTGTATCCCGGATCGGCGGGGATGAGTTCACGCTTATTCAAGAGGCCGGAGATCTTGCGGATGTCGAACGGCTCGCCGAAGAGATTATAGCCCTGCTCCGCCTGCCATTCCAAATCGACGGCAGACTGATAACGATCGGCGCAAGCATTGGACTTTCGTTCTCGGCACCCGGGCTTGAGGCGAGCGAAATCACGAGGCGTGCCGATATTGCACTTTACCATGCCAAGGCGGCGGGTAGGAATACTTTTGCGGTATTCGGCAACCACATGGAAGAGGTCTTGCGTCGTAGACGCGCCTTGGAGAGCGACCTGGCCGCCGCACTCGAGACAGGCACCCAACTCGCGGTTCACTTCCAGCCGGTGTACTCGGCACAAAATGGGCGGGTATCGTCAATGGAAGCACTCTGCCGCTGGACGCATCCCACGTTCGGTGAAATCTCGCCCGACGTGTTCGTTCCGATCGCCGAGCAATGCGGGCTGATCCAGAAACTGGGTCTGTACGTCCTTGAGGAAGCGTGCAGCCTGCTATCTGAGGTCCCCGATGGCGACTTGGGCATGTCAGTCAACGCCTCTGCGGTAGAACTCATGTCCTCCGGCTACGCGTTGCGGGTCCTGACGATGCTGGCAAAGTATGGACTTCAGCCGACCCGGCTCGAGATAGAGATTACCGAAAGCGTTGCGACAGACACCAACGGCAAAACAGCGGCAGCGATCCGGGACCTGAGAAAAGCGGGCGTAAGGTTTGCCGTTGATGACTTTGGGAAGGGTAATTCGTCGTTTGGGCAGCTTCTCAAGCTAGATGTGGATCGGATCAAGATCGACAAGATCTTCGTTGACCAAATCCATCAAGGTGGGGGCATGCCGCTGATCGAAGCCATCGTGCAGATGGCACGCCATAAGGGGCTGAAGACCACGGCGGAAGGGATCGAGACCGCCGACCAACGTTTAGCGCTCACCTCGCTGGGATGCGATCACCTGCAGGGCTTCGAACTCTCAAAGCCGCTGAGCCGAGTGAGCACGATTCATTTGATGTCTGGCCCGGATAGTCGAATGGAACGCACGGTTCTGTGA
- the ubiT gene encoding ubiquinone anaerobic biosynthesis accessory factor UbiT, which translates to MQITSILALPLKAVPLMPLVSIELVASRLFKLLLLAHGDMFERLGTYKSCRFSFAPTDLPLVFLIEPHLLRLKVVRQSEAFTADAGVEAPLVMLLALLEGRCDADALFFSRDLKVIGDMEAMLAMRNALDDCDIDLPRDLARIGGPAAPIVHRLAEEIRRQSLRGIQ; encoded by the coding sequence ATGCAGATAACATCCATTCTGGCTCTCCCGCTGAAAGCCGTGCCGCTCATGCCGCTCGTATCAATTGAGCTCGTGGCAAGTCGCCTCTTCAAGCTCCTGCTCCTAGCTCATGGCGATATGTTCGAGCGCCTTGGCACATACAAAAGCTGCCGCTTTTCGTTTGCCCCGACTGATCTGCCCTTAGTCTTCCTGATCGAGCCTCACCTCCTCCGTCTCAAGGTGGTGCGCCAGAGCGAGGCATTCACAGCGGATGCGGGTGTCGAGGCCCCGCTGGTGATGCTGCTGGCGCTCCTTGAGGGGCGTTGCGATGCTGATGCGCTGTTCTTTTCCCGCGACCTAAAGGTGATCGGGGACATGGAAGCGATGCTTGCGATGAGAAACGCCCTCGATGACTGCGATATCGATCTTCCGCGTGATCTCGCACGGATCGGAGGACCTGCCGCGCCCATCGTTCACAGGCTAGCCGAGGAAATCCGACGCCAGTCGCTGAGGGGGATCCAGTGA